The genomic stretch GTGCTAATGTTGCCTCTTCAAGACAACCGTGGCTTTTCGGCATCGAACAATTGCGCACTCGAAGCGGCCATCGGGCGCTTCGGACGACCACGCTACGTACTGTTCCTCAACCCGGACACGCTCGTGCGGCCGGGCGCGCTGCAAGCGCTCCTCGACTTTCTGAACATCCATCCTAGAGCGGGGATTGTTGGAGCTCATCTGGAGGATCCAGATGGAACTCCCCAGGCCTGCGCATTCCGCTTCCCGACAGTCTTGGGGGAGTTGGAAAGTGAAGCCAGGATTGGTCTGCTCTCCCGGTTATTGTCCATGTGGAGGATTGCTCCCAAGCTACCGGACTTGCCGGCTAGGGTGGATTGGGTGTCCGGCGCCGCTCTGCTTGCGAAAATGGAGTTGTTGGAGGACACCGGCGGCTTTGATCCTGATTATTTTCTCTACTTCGAAGAGGTCGACCTATGCCTTCGCGCTGCGCGGAATGGCTGGGAATGTTGGCATGTTCCCGATAGCCATATCGTGCATCTGGTCGGCCAATCCACCGGCGTCACCAGGAAGATGCTTCCGAGCCGCCGTCCTCCCTATTGGTTCCGATCGCGCCAGCGCTTCTTCGTGAAGCATTACGGTCGCGGCTACATGGCACTTTCCGATCTTGCATGGGCCGCAGGACAGACCCTGTGGCATCTTCGCCTTGTTCTGACTCGAAGAGGCCAAACAGTTGACCCGCCTCACCTTTTCAAGGACTTTGTGCGCCACAGCGTGACGTTCCATTTTCGACCTGCCAGGTCCCGGGCATCCTTGCCCCTCTCGATCGACGCAGGCTGGGCCCGGTGGGCGGTGATCAAACGCTCCAGCAAGTGAGCCGCTTCGCGCACATCGTGACGCTCTCGAATGCGATGACGTGCTGCCTCGCCGCACACCATCAGAGCATGCGGATCCAAGGTCAGGATATGGCGCAGCGCCCGAGCCAGGGACTTCACATCTCCCGCAGGGACGAGCCAACCGACATCCGGCGTCACCAGTTCCGGTATGCCGGCAATGAAGGTCGCCAGAACAGGCCGTCCCAGAGCCATACTCTCCATTAGAACCACCGGCAGGCCTTCCGCCAGGCTCGGCAGCACCAGCGCGCGTGCCCTTAGCAGTTGCTCCTTCACCTGATCCTGAGTTGCTGCTCCCAAAAGCTCGATGCAGTCATCGAGACCAAGCTGGTTGATCCGCCGCTCTATATCGCGACGAAGGGGTCCCTCCCCTACGATGGTAAAGTGAAACGGAATCCCTTGGGCGCGCAATTTTGCTGCGGCATCGAGCAGGATGAAATGCCCCTTCTGCTCCGATAGCCGCCCAACAGTGACCAGACGCCGATTTTCTCCTTGAACGGTCGAAGCGGCATTGAGATAGTCATCACCTACCCCGCAACGCACGACATGGATCTTCTTCCAGCAGTCCATCGGCACCCAACGCAGCAGCTGGCTCCGGCCATAGGAAGAAACGGCGACAACAAATGCCGCCGCAGCAATCTTGTCCGACAGGCTCAATGCCTCGGGACGATCGAATTCCTCGGGGCCATGGACGGTCATACTGAAGGGGACTTCTGTGATGGCATGGGCTACGAGCGCCACGGCCGCTGGATTCGTGCCGAAGTGGACATGCAGGTGTTCCAGCGCGTAGCGACGACACCAGGAGGCGAGGACCATCCCTTCCAACAGATACGCCATGTGGCGCGCGTAGCTGTTCCCGTTGCGAGTGGCCAGATTGACCATGAGCATCAATGCCCGCATCGAGCGGAGAGGCGCCCGGAAGAATATCCTTGCGACGCAGCCAAGGAGAACAAGGGCACGCAGATCAAGGATATAGTGAGTGAGATTTGCCTCAGCGATGTCATCCGGATCGATGACCGTGGTTCTTGAGGGGCGTACCGCAAGACGCTGGACGACATGGCCACGTTGCTCCAACGCTTGGATCTCGCGGCGGATGAACGTGTGGCTCACCGTGGGATATTGGTTTGTGAAATAGCCGATCTGCATGTCGGGCCACCCCACCCATTCTATGCCGGACGCACAATGATTATCATGACGAGATGTCGAGGTATCGGGCAGCTACCAGTTAGGGGAGGCCGGCAATTCCCGCTACCACCATTGGCTAGCTTTCCCCCGGCCCACACTTGGTCGAGATTGGCCAGAACGGCTATCCTCTTGGAAGAATGCGACCAAGGAAGGCACCGGCCAAGTAGCCGAGATTGAGCAGGACCAGTTTGATCAGCAGCGTTCCGAGCAACGGTGCACCCAGGTTCGCGTCAAGAAGAGGTAGCGTCAAGGAGATCGCGCAATAGCCGACAACGATCGGAACGAGCGTCAAGGGTTTGAACAGCAAGCCGGTGCCGAGGCCAATTAGACACGCCAGAATCATGTGATCGTCCGCCCGATTCGCCGTCATTTTATACTCTAATGTGGCAAGGCTTCGTCACAGGCGTTCGCAGCAAGGAAATGTCGGCAGGTAATAAGTCAGGTGATGGCCATGGGCGGACGGGATAACGTCGGAGTAGTGGTAATCGGCCGCAACGAAGGCCCCCGCCTGCTTCAGTGCCTGCGGTCTGTCCAGCAGTTTCGTAGCAGGGCTGTCTACGTCGATTCTGGCTCCAGCGATGACAGTACAGCAATTGCACGTGCCCAGGGCTTCGCCGTCGTAAGCCTCGATCCTTGGCCACCTTTCACCGCTGCCCGTGCTCGAAACGCTGGGCTCGCTTATCTTCTTGAGAGTTATCGCGGACTTAGCTTCGTCCAGTTTCTGGACGGCGACTGCCTCCTGCAGACGAACTGGATTCTAACCGGTACCGGCTTCCTCGAACGCAATCAGCAAATTGCCATCGTCTTCGGTCGTCGCAGGGAACTCTATCCTGAGCGATCTACCTTCAACGCGCTCTGCGATGATGAATGGGATGGCGCGGCGGGAGAGGTTTGCGAATGTGGCGGAGACATTCTGGCAAGGGTGGATGCCCTTAGGATGGCGGGCGGCTATCGCGAACACCTTATTGCCGGAGAGGAACCGGAAATGTGCGTCAGGTTGCGAGCACTCGGCCTTCGCATTTGGAGACTGAGCGAAGAGATGTCGCTGCATGACGCCAACCTGCTGACACTCCGCCAGTGGTGGCGGCGAACTGCCCGTGCCGGTCATGCTTACATGCAGGTGTACCTGATCCACCGAACCAGCCAGCATACGATCTGGGGACGCAATCTCATCAGGGCCTTCTTTTGGTCGATGCTGCTTCCCGCAACAGCCACGGCGACGATCTTCATCCATCCTGGGATTGCAGCGATTGGATTCGTCTACCCGCTACAGCTCATTCGGCTCAAGCGGCGCCAGAAAAGCTGGGCGCGAGCGCTGTACAGTCTGCTCGGAAAATTTGCGGAAGCTCAAGGCGCGTTAAACTTCCTTAGTCGCCGAATGGCGGGGGGGAAGCCCATCCTCATCGAATACAAATGAGTGACGCAGAGCTGTCACTCGACGGGCCATATGAAGGGGTTGCCACCCTGCTCCTTCAGGCTACTTGAGAAGAAGGAACGACAGTTGCCGATTTCCGCTGGCTCGCCCTTCAAGGTCCAATAGCTCGCGCACGCTTTCTCGGCGATTTCTGTTCGACACATGGACATGTCTGCCTTATGGGAGCGACTTTCGTCCCGATGCCGTCGAGCAACGAACCAGGCCAGCCTTTGCAGCGCCAATGCGAGCTTTGGCGAAACATGTGACGGCGCTGCGGCTCCCTCGGGAGTTTCCCCAAAAAGAACGGCATAGTGGAGGGCTGCCAGATAGTAAGCGCCAAGCTCGGTCATGTGGACATCGTCGGAAAACACTCGATCAAGCTGCTGTCTCGGGGAGCCGGGAAGCTCCGGTATATCACCGGACAGGATCCGGCGAACAAGCTCCGTAAGCGCCTCCCCCGCAGGCATTACCTGGAGGGTTGCCGGCCGTTCCTCGTCGCTCAGTGACAGGTTGACCCGATCGACAATGCATTGCCAGACGGTCTCGGAATTCTTCTCATGCTCGAGCCAAGCTGTGGGTGCTGTCTTATCGATATCGAGCCAGGCATGGTAGTAGAAGGTCCGCCCCGCGGGATTTCCCTCGGTGAACCGGTCGTGGAAATGACGGAGGTATCCGACCGCGTCCTCCCAGATGATGGCACCTAACACCGAGTGGCTTTCCGCCAGGACCAGGGCATCGTAGGGCTCGCCATCCTGTGGCTGACGCAGTTCCTTCGCGATGTCGCGATCGTCACCTCCTCTGTTCTTGCCTTTGCGATATCCCGACCAGCCGCCGTCCCCCCAGGTGCGAACACGCACGGGAGAGCCGATGACGATCTGCTCCTCCCACTTAAGGGAACCGTCCTTGCTGCGGACGATTCGTTCCACCCAGTCCGGAAGCGGATTGTCCAGCAGACTATGGCCGCTGAACATCACTTTCGCACTCACGTCTTCTTCTCCCGCAAGGGCTCCACTGCCACAGACGAGAATACAGACCAGCACTATTGCCTTAGAAGCGTAGCGCGGGTGTTTATGGGCATCGCCTCGCATGAACAGACCTCCACTTCTATGTCGCGTGTCATATCCCACGACCAAGAACCCGTATCCCTTGAAGCGCGGGTGCGTCGCGGCCGACACGCTCGGCATCGGGCGCCGGGTTGAGGACCTCCGGGCGACGCAGCAGGCCCGCAATCATTCCGGCACTGACCCAGTAGATCTGGGCGATAAAGGATACACTGCTGGTCGTAGCGATCGTGAACACGATCGCAACGATTAGGCCCAGGAGCCCCTGGTAATAGGCTGCTTCATCCTTGCGCCGAAGCCAACGAACGGCCAGTTGACCGCCAAGAACTGCGAACACGGAGACGAAAAGCGCGAGTCCGAACAGCCCAAACTCCAGCACCACCTGTAGGTAGCTGTTGACGATGTCGATAATTCCTTGCCCTTGCACGAGAACTTGCAGCTCGGGGGCAGCAATGAAGTCCTTGGACCCGAGCAGTGGTTGGCGTTGAATGACAAGCAGGGACTGTTCAAACAGCCTCTCGCGATACGTTTCACTTCCCCGATCCGCAGACCCGACAAAGGGCAATAGGTTGAAGAGCCGCTCGAAGACCTGCATCGGCAGCAGGTAAATCGCCAAGAGGAGGCCGGTTATGGCAAGCATGCCGGTACGCCGTGCGCGGCTGTCGCTAAGAAGTACCACGAGTACGAACAACGCGAACCCAAGCCAGGGACCGCGAGATATACTGGCTCCCAGACCGCCCAGAAGAAGCAATACTGTCAGGCTGCGCCAGCGGGATGAAATTCTTCGATCCGTAATGGAGATGGCTGATGCGGCCGCCACCATGCACAGGAAGCCAAAGGCGATCGGCTCGATCGCCGTGACGGCCGCGCGCAGTAAGCCGTCCCTGAACAGGTAGGGCGTGATCAGGTCAATGTCCCACTCGAGGACCACCACATAATACACTCGCCAGGAGCGCCAGAACTCGAACATGCCGATCGCAGCCAAAGGGAGGGCAGCAACGACGATTGCGGTAAGGACCCGATCCAGGTGCTGCCTCGTGCGCACGATCCGGCTGAAAACGAAATAGGGAAGCAGGATATCAAGAAAGTAGCCCGGCAGGAGGCGCAGTACAGATGCGATATCATCCTGTCGCGCAGCGAGCGCCGTGAGCAAGGCCCAAAATCCGATCGCGGGCAAGTCCACGCCCCGCAGACTGCGATTGCTCGGTTCCGACCATAACCCTATGGCGACTGGTAAAAGAAGACTCAGGCTGAGAAGCCTCGGCAGGTTGAGATCCAGCACTCGATTGAAGACCCCGGGAATTCCTATTCCGACAGCAAGGCACGGGGCGGAGAAAAGCAAGACGATGTAGAGGGCCGCAGGTTCCTTGGAACGGAGATGAATAAAAACGCTCAACAGCGACATCAGCACGATGAAGACCATGAAGTCACGTGAGAGGAAGGCGAAAACTGTGGCAGCAAGCCAACTGCCCTGCCAGAGCCAAAGCTCCCGGGAAGCTATCAGAGGTGACGCCAGCCGGTTCGCCAGCAATAATGCTGGCACCGCAACGGCAATGACGTAGATGAGTGCCTTGATGTACTCCGGCATATCGTCCCCTGTGACCGCCAATGCCAGATCCCGAAGCTACACGCGCGGGCGACAACTCCGCACCATGTCCAATAGGAGTAGCTTCCCCTCCCTTTGGTATTCTTGCCCAACACGTAAATCGCAGCCTGAATGAGCACTGAAGGGAGAGCACCTTGCTTACTCGTCGAGATGCGTTGGGCCTGATTGCCGCCGGGGTGTTGGAACGCTCTGCGCTGGCAATGACAGCGCGCCGACAGGCATCAGGCAGCGTCCCCTTGGGGTTGAATTTGAGCGGAACAAGCTACTGGGCCAGCGAGACCCCCTTCACCAACCTCGCACATAATGCAGCTCCATGGCGTGTTCAGGTGCAAGGTGCTCCATTCACCTGGGATGAGCCCCTTCCCCCCCTGACCGAGGACGGCTATCCGACCAGAATACCGGACGGATCCTTTGTCGATAGCTTCCTGATCTACAGTTCGCATCGGAAGCACCTCTCGCCGACCCTGTCGCTGCACTACGACGGCCGTGGCCATATTGCCTATATCGGAGGCGCCGAGCTCGTAGAGCGCCGACCCGGCGTCGACCACGTCCGCAACCTGCGCAAAAATGACGCCTTCACCATCAGGCTCATCCATACGGCCGCCGATGATCCAATCCGCAATATCCGACTTGTCGAAAGCGAAGCCGCCACTGCGGACACCTTCCGGGGAGACTTCCTGAGCCGCTTGAAAGGCTTTTCCGTTTTGAGATTCATGGACTGGATGGCGACGAACGACTCACCGGTTAAAGCCTGGTCGGAGCGTGTCCGCCAGGGTAGCTTTGGCCGATCTCACCAGGGAGTCGCGCTGGAGACGATGATCGAGCTGGCGAACCGCTCAGGCGTGCCTCCGTGGTTCAACGTTCCACATATGGCCGATGACGACTATATTGAGCGGTTTGCGACGCAGACTCTGGAGCATCTGGACCCTGCTCTTCCTGTCTACCTAGAGTACTCAAACGAGGTGTGGAATTCAATCTTTTCCCAGGCTGCCTATGCGCAGGAGCGAGGCTTGACTGAGGGACTCTCGTCCAACCCTTTCGAAGCCCAGTTGCGCTTCTATGCGACCCGCACAACGGAAATCATCAAAATCTGGGAGCGCGTCTTTGCTGCGCAAGCTTCTCGCATCCTCGGGGTGTATGCGGCTCAGTTCGAAAATCCCTGGACCAGCGAGACCATCCTTTCGGTGCCAGGAGTGGCTGATCATGCCGATATTCTAGCAATCGCACCCTATTTCGGCGGCTCTTTCGGAGCTCCCGATCACGCCGAAGATGTTCAGACTTGGTCGCTGGATAGGCTGTTTGAAGCCCTCAATGAGGAGGTGGATAACAAGAATCGCACGCACATCCTGAGCCAACGAGCCATGGCACGCCGCTATGGATTACGCTTGGCAGCCTATGAGGGCGGCCAGCATCTGGTCGGATATGGAGGAACGGAAAATGACGATCAACTTACCGATCTGTTCATAGCAGCCAACCGCGATCGCCGCATGAACGACCTTTATGTACGTCACCTCAAGATCTGGCACGAAGCCGGTGGAGATCTCTTCGCCTTTTTCGCATCCATGGCTGAACCCAGCAAATGGGGAAGTTGGGGGCTTCTCGAATTTGAAGGCGATTGGAACCCCAAGTGGGGTGCGGTTCAGAGCCTCCTGCCGGCTTGAACGCGATGGACGAACTACTGCGGTCGCTGCCCGATACGCCTAGCGGACCGGCTCACGGTGCCGGTCCAAAATTCATTAACCTAACCAGGTTGTGCTAGCATGGTAACATAAAGCGCATTCCTTATCGCGAATCGGAGAGCGAGGATGCCGAGAAATTCCAGAGCACCGCGTACGCGTATGGAGCAACCGGATCCGGATCCAGCATGGAGTGAATGGTCGGCGCCCGTCCTCGTCAAGCTGGGCGCTCACCGTAGACTTGCAATCAAAAATCCCGCCGAAGCCCTCTCACTCCTCACCAACCGCTGGCCCGGGCGTCGGAGCGATGAATATCTCAGGGCCCGTCACCTTGCGTCCGAGTTTCTGCGTCGACGTGCTACGCGTGAGGAGGTGCGCGATGCTTTCCTCGCCGCAATCAGTGCAGAAGGCTTTCTTGACTGAGTCCGGGCGACTGGAGACAACCTGCACCGACGGTCACCGCTGTAAAACCGACCGGGTCTTGGGCTCCCGCACTTGGATTGGTCTGGTCAGGCGAACATCCAAAATCAGCCTGTACGATCTTGATCTATGGAAACTCGTAACGTGCCAACCTGTCCGCAAGTCCGTACTCACATCTCATGTTCGATGGACTGTCAAAATCGGGTGTTAAATACGGAGCGGTCAAAGCCTGTGAACTGTCCAAGGTCACAGGATGTTATGTCCTTCTGTCGCCGGACTTAGGGGTGCCCCCCAACCCCATCTTCTTTGCCAACTGCGAACGCTTCTCCGAATACAAAGGGGCAACCATTGGATAATCCGAAACAAGGTTCCATTTCGCTCGGTAGTCGTTCGGGCTCATCTGATGCTGTTCCCGCAAGTGGCGTTTCAGCGACTTGAAGGGCAATCCGTCTTCAAGACAGACTAGATGCTCCGGAGTCAGCGAATTCTCAACAGGAACCGCCGAACTTCGAACGTCGATAGCTCCAGTTACCTGCGACGACGCAATCTTTCGTAAGGCGCAGCGAACGGTGATTATGAGCGATGGCAACTGGGCTTTCGGCACGTTGTGCGCACGAACATAAGCCGCCACAATGCGAACTGCCAACTCGTCCGATGCAACTACTTTCCGAGACCCAAACGATAGTCCTCCCTCGATCGTGCCCCCCGGCGTGGTGTAGCTTTGGCGGTCGCCGTGCTT from Pseudorhizobium banfieldiae encodes the following:
- a CDS encoding glycosyltransferase family 2 protein; this translates as MSARLIIVIVNYRTGALAVDCLTSLFAGTLPSETYVVVADAASGDDSVPTLEKAISQNSWAEAVLMLPLQDNRGFSASNNCALEAAIGRFGRPRYVLFLNPDTLVRPGALQALLDFLNIHPRAGIVGAHLEDPDGTPQACAFRFPTVLGELESEARIGLLSRLLSMWRIAPKLPDLPARVDWVSGAALLAKMELLEDTGGFDPDYFLYFEEVDLCLRAARNGWECWHVPDSHIVHLVGQSTGVTRKMLPSRRPPYWFRSRQRFFVKHYGRGYMALSDLAWAAGQTLWHLRLVLTRRGQTVDPPHLFKDFVRHSVTFHFRPARSRASLPLSIDAGWARWAVIKRSSK
- a CDS encoding glycosyltransferase — translated: MAMGGRDNVGVVVIGRNEGPRLLQCLRSVQQFRSRAVYVDSGSSDDSTAIARAQGFAVVSLDPWPPFTAARARNAGLAYLLESYRGLSFVQFLDGDCLLQTNWILTGTGFLERNQQIAIVFGRRRELYPERSTFNALCDDEWDGAAGEVCECGGDILARVDALRMAGGYREHLIAGEEPEMCVRLRALGLRIWRLSEEMSLHDANLLTLRQWWRRTARAGHAYMQVYLIHRTSQHTIWGRNLIRAFFWSMLLPATATATIFIHPGIAAIGFVYPLQLIRLKRRQKSWARALYSLLGKFAEAQGALNFLSRRMAGGKPILIEYK
- a CDS encoding O-antigen ligase family protein, which produces MVFIVLMSLLSVFIHLRSKEPAALYIVLLFSAPCLAVGIGIPGVFNRVLDLNLPRLLSLSLLLPVAIGLWSEPSNRSLRGVDLPAIGFWALLTALAARQDDIASVLRLLPGYFLDILLPYFVFSRIVRTRQHLDRVLTAIVVAALPLAAIGMFEFWRSWRVYYVVVLEWDIDLITPYLFRDGLLRAAVTAIEPIAFGFLCMVAAASAISITDRRISSRWRSLTVLLLLGGLGASISRGPWLGFALFVLVVLLSDSRARRTGMLAITGLLLAIYLLPMQVFERLFNLLPFVGSADRGSETYRERLFEQSLLVIQRQPLLGSKDFIAAPELQVLVQGQGIIDIVNSYLQVVLEFGLFGLALFVSVFAVLGGQLAVRWLRRKDEAAYYQGLLGLIVAIVFTIATTSSVSFIAQIYWVSAGMIAGLLRRPEVLNPAPDAERVGRDAPALQGIRVLGRGI
- a CDS encoding DUF982 domain-containing protein; this encodes MEQPDPDPAWSEWSAPVLVKLGAHRRLAIKNPAEALSLLTNRWPGRRSDEYLRARHLASEFLRRRATREEVRDAFLAAISAEGFLD
- a CDS encoding MucR family transcriptional regulator: MAVRIVAAYVRAHNVPKAQLPSLIITVRCALRKIASSQVTGAIDVRSSAVPVENSLTPEHLVCLEDGLPFKSLKRHLREQHQMSPNDYRAKWNLVSDYPMVAPLYSEKRSQLAKKMGLGGTPKSGDRRT